The following coding sequences lie in one Manis javanica isolate MJ-LG chromosome X, MJ_LKY, whole genome shotgun sequence genomic window:
- the DKC1 gene encoding H/ACA ribonucleoprotein complex subunit DKC1, which translates to MAEAEVFILPKKHKKKKERKSLPEEDVAEIQHAEEFLIKPESKVAQLDTSQWPLLLKNFDKLNVRTTHYTPLPCGSNPLKREIGDYIRTGFINLDKPSNPSSHEVVAWIRRILRVEKTGHSGTLDPKVTGCLIVCIERATRLVKSQQSAGKEYVGIVRLHNAIEGGTQLSRALETLTGALFQRPPLIAAVKRQLRVRTIYESKMIQYDLERRLGIFWVSCEAGTYIRTLCVHLGLLLGVGGQMQELRRVRSGVMSEKDHMVTMHDVLDAQWLYDNHKDESYLRRVIYPLEKLLTSHKRLVMKDSAVNAICYGAKIMLPGVLRYEDGIEVNQEIVVITTKGEAVCMAIALMTTAVISTCDHGIVAKIKRVIMERDTYPRKWGLGPKASQKRLMIKQGLLDKHGKPTESTPATWMQEYVDYSDSAKREVVAKAVKAPEVVTEAVKAPKRKRESESDETSPGAAQLINKEKKKKDKKARAAGERAGEPGDADSDTTKKKKKKKKIKVEVVSE; encoded by the exons ATGGCGGAAGCGGAAG tatttattttgccGAAGAAgcataagaagaaaaaggagCGAAAGTCGTTACCAGAAGAAGATGTAGCA GAAATACAACACGCTGAAGAATTTCTTATCAAACCTGAATCCAAAGTGGCTCAGTTGGACACATCTCAGTGGCCCCTGTTGCTAAAG aattttgatAAGCTAAATGTAAGGACAACACACTATACACCTCTTCCTTGTGGTTCAAATCCTCTGAAGAGGGAGATTGGGGACTATATCAG GACAGGTTTCATTAATCTTGACAAGCCCTCCAACCCCTCTTCCCATGAGGTAGTAGCCTGGATCCGACGAATACTTCGGGTAGAGAAGACAGGACACAGTGGTACTCTGGATCCCAAGGTGACTGGCTGTTTGATCGTGTGCATAGAAAGAGCCACCCGCCTGGTAAAGTCACAACAGAGTGCAG gCAAAGAGTATGTGGGAATTGTCCGGCTGCACAATGCTATTGAAGGGGGGACTCAACTTTCCAGG GCCCTAGAAACTCTGACAGGTGCCTTATTCCAGCGACCCCCGCTTATTGCTGCAGTAAAGAGGCAACTCCGAGTACGGACCATCTATGAGAGCAAAATGATTCAGTATGATCTGGAAAGACGGCTGG GAATCTTTTGGGTGAGTTGTGAGGCCGGCACCTACATCCGGACACTCTGTGTACACCTTGGTTTGTTATTGGGAGTTGGAGGTCAGATGCAGGAACTTCGGCGGGTTCGTTCCGGAGTCATGAGCGAAAAG GACCACATGGTGACAATGCACGATGTGCTTGATGCCCAGTGGCTATATGACAACCACAAAGATGAGAGTTACCTGCGGAGAGTCATTTACCCTTTGGAAAAGCTACTGACATCTCATAAACGGCTGGTTATGAAAGACAGTGCA GTGAACGCGATCTGCTATGGGGCAAAGATCATGCTGCCAGGTGTTCTCCGATATGAGGATGGTATCGAAGTCAATCAGGAGATCGTGGTCATTACCACCAAAGGGGAAGCAGTCTGCATGG CTATTGCGTTAATGACCACAGCAGTGATCTCTACCTGCGACCACGGTATAGTAGCCAAGATCAAGAGAGTGATCATGGAGAGAGACACTTACCCTCGGAAGTGGGGTTTAGGTCCAAAG GCAAGTCAGAAGAGGCTGATGATCAAGCAGGGACTGCTGGACAAGCATGGCAAGCCCACAGAGAGCACGCCTGCCACCTGGATGCAGGAGTATGTTGACTACAG TGATTCTGCGAAGAGAGAGGTGGTGGCTAAAGCAGTAAAAGCCCCAGAGGTAGTCACCGAAGCAGTAAAGGCCCCAAAG CGGAAGCGCGAGAGTGAAAGTGATGAGACCAGTCCGGGGGCTGCCCAGTTGATcaacaaggaaaagaagaagaaggacaAGAAGGCCAGAGCTGCAGGAGAGAGGGCAGGCGAGCCGGGAGATGCG GACAGTGACACcaccaagaagaagaagaagaagaagaaaataaaagtggaaGTGGTTTCTGAGTAG